The Novosphingobium sp. 9U DNA segment GGCTGTCGCACGCCGCTACTGGGAGGACATATCTCGCGACCTGCACGCGATCTCGGCCAATGCCGACACGCCATTGAACGCCCTCCGGCAGTACCCCGGAGTATTTCGCGCGTCGCTGGCTCGCGATAATCGCATCTGCCTGAGCAGCTTTATGGCCGCAGAATTTGACGAGTTGCCGGAGCCGGTGCTGAAAGAGGTCCAGGCTTTTGCCGATGTCAACGTGGCTTGGTTGAGCAGGGAACTCGTCGCCGCAAAGGTGGTCGGCCCGGACGAGAGCGAGGGGAGAGCCCGCGCAATCTATGCAGCAGTTGCCGGGGCGCAGATCGTTGCCCGGAGCCGCTCGAACATAGCGCTCTTCGACACGCTGATTGAAAGCTATAGGTCAGCCGGGCTTTTGCCAGCCTAGTCGTTGCGTACGATTTCGCATGCGACCAAAGCAATCGCCTGACCGGACGGCGCTGGGAGCGGCTTCGCACGGGAGCAGCCACTTTCGTCTGTTTACGGGAACGACGGGTACTCCCCCTTTCGGCCTCTTCATGCGCTCGACAC contains these protein-coding regions:
- a CDS encoding TetR/AcrR family transcriptional regulator, with product MANYKSNLATSTPVCHMAGGGLKMAATMKENAREAIMLAAREAAMARGYGGINFRDIAATVGIKAASINYYFANKALLGEAVARRYWEDISRDLHAISANADTPLNALRQYPGVFRASLARDNRICLSSFMAAEFDELPEPVLKEVQAFADVNVAWLSRELVAAKVVGPDESEGRARAIYAAVAGAQIVARSRSNIALFDTLIESYRSAGLLPA